The proteins below come from a single Streptococcus porcinus genomic window:
- the terS gene encoding phage terminase small subunit: MGRARDPNRDKAFEIYSENNGNIELVEIAERLGVSAGTVRGWKSKDKWEPKIKGTFQKKNTERSKNPRGAPKGSKNALGHGAPKGNTNALKHGLFAKYLPQEVYEIAQELSDKQPIDILWENITLSYANLLHAQRILFVQDVEDSDTFVTSTGKAGIGYEQHTAWDKQGKALAAIARAQSELKSMIKTYDELTRSSLVTEEQRLRIDNLKAQLGSYDEDDTVITGFIFDRSEYNGNTEPSKVD, from the coding sequence TTGGGTAGAGCAAGAGACCCCAACCGAGACAAAGCATTTGAAATCTACTCAGAGAACAATGGAAACATTGAACTGGTTGAGATTGCTGAGCGTTTGGGTGTTTCAGCTGGCACTGTCCGAGGTTGGAAAAGTAAAGACAAATGGGAACCTAAAATAAAAGGAACGTTCCAAAAGAAAAATACGGAACGCTCCAAAAATCCAAGGGGTGCTCCAAAGGGCAGTAAGAACGCTCTAGGACACGGAGCCCCTAAGGGAAACACTAACGCCCTCAAACATGGTTTGTTTGCTAAGTATCTGCCACAGGAGGTGTATGAGATAGCACAGGAGCTATCAGACAAACAGCCAATAGACATACTCTGGGAAAACATCACGCTGAGCTATGCTAATCTACTGCATGCTCAGCGTATTTTATTTGTCCAAGATGTAGAGGATAGCGATACCTTTGTTACTAGCACAGGGAAAGCTGGTATAGGCTATGAACAGCATACGGCATGGGATAAGCAAGGAAAAGCCCTAGCTGCAATAGCAAGAGCCCAGTCAGAGCTTAAAAGCATGATTAAGACCTATGATGAGCTGACACGCTCATCACTTGTCACAGAGGAGCAACGCCTAAGGATTGATAACCTCAAGGCTCAGCTAGGCTCATATGATGAAGACGATACGGTCATTACTGGATTTATATTTGATAGGAGTGAGTACAATGGCAATACTGAACCTAGCAAAGTTGATTAA